The Plectropomus leopardus isolate mb chromosome 2, YSFRI_Pleo_2.0, whole genome shotgun sequence genome has a window encoding:
- the tatdn2 gene encoding putative deoxyribonuclease TATDN2 has protein sequence MDSGRKKVVFKWIRTAVSTSTPSPWNMSPNEDSTTLPLSNSPGPEGLGALSLDTPKRKALVLDESTPSSGKLKLRKLSRKNFEQFKTSEEKPLDSSPRQLEFTASQQVSSPSPHSFALKKKERTPEEGSKAIYRRALIAAIGSTGITGSPTDIPRTRLSLPSVSSPGKTETASPVSLDRMVTNIKCSSIEAGNISEDSGTLQEEHWEHGTVHQDQWCSLQTFEDIEDHSDDSQLRTDGRSVVLKGQDSPKNFVALDFIETTSQENGQEARDCDLSLPDLEYIPESPCCFMTPHRGSFDSQHWESPLVNKEATTPSVTFSSPTKTTGPVQEAAENLEMPFSSPQRTVFVSVKQPHSSNTAPSKGSKVETESFHSPNIKTYLSDPFSLPLRSKRGVLDTHLNPRAPRRRSDAGSSMRRLPSNLTHSGTPKRRLSLGAEPMWSSYPKHDSDVGFIDSHCHIDMLYGKLGFCGTFNSFRRQYRSSFPPEFRGCITNFCNPRIMVKEALWEGLLAEDMVWGAFGCHPHFAKDYSSVHERDILMAMRHPKAVAFGEMGLDYSHKNSTDTHRQKEVFERQLRLAVAMQKPLVIHCRDADDDLLAIMKKCVPRDYKIHRHCFTSSYPVIEPFLTEFPNLYVGFTALITYQRATEARDAICQIPLDRIVLETDAPYFLPRRVKKDVCKFSHPGMGIHTLRELSLLTGKDMATVLSTVRNNTLQLYGV, from the exons ATGGACAGCGGCAGAAAGAAGGTGGTGTTTAAGTGGATCCGAACAGCAGTAAGCACAAGCACACCATCTCCATGGAATATGTCACCGAATGAAGATTCAACAACTCTGCCCCTCAGCAACTCTCCAGGACCTGAAGGCCTTGGAGCACTGAGTCTGGATACCCCTAAGAGAAAAGCGCTGGTGCTTGATGAAAGCACGCCCTCTTCAGGCAAACTAAAACTAAGGAAGCTTTCCAGGAAAAATTTTGAGCAATTCAAAACGTCAGAG GAGAAACCTTTGGACAGCTCACCCAGGCAGCTTGAATTCACAGCGAGCCAGCAAGTATCATCACCTTCACCTCACtcttttgccttgaaaaaaaaagagaggacaCCCGAAGAGGGGTCGAAGGCTATCTACAGACGGGCTCTGATTGCAGCCATTGGCAGCACAGGAATAACCGGCAGCCCCACAGATATTCCGAGGACCAGACTGTCTCTGCCATCTGTGTCTTCACCAGGGAAGACTGAAACAGCCAGTCCAGTGTCGCTTGACAGAATGGTCACAAACATAAAGTGTTCCTCAATCGAAGCGGGGAATATATCCGAGGACAGCGGCACTTTACAGGAAGAACACTGGGAACATGGCACAGTCCATCAAGACCAGTGGTGCTCTCTTCAGACGTTTGAGGACATTGAAGACCACAGTGATGACTCTCAGCTAAGAACAGACGGAAGA agtgtTGTGCTAAAAGGACAAGATTCGCCTAAGAACTTTGTTGCTCTGGACTTTATTGAAACAACCTCTCAAGAAAATGGACAGGAAGCCAGGGACTGTGACTTGTCTCTCCCTGACCTGGAGTATATCCCAGAGTCTCCGTGTTGTTTCATGACCCCTCACAGAGGCTCTTTTGACAGCCAACACTGGGAAAGTCCTTTAGTGAATAAAGAGGCTACTACTCCCTCTGTTACCTTCTCATCGCCTACTAAAACCACTGGACCCGTCCAGGAAGCTGCTGAGAACTTGGAGATGCCTTTCTCATCACCACAGAggacagtttttgtttcagtCAAGCAGCCCCACTCATCAAACACAGCCCCTTCAAAGGGTTCCAAGGTTGAGACTGAGAGTTTCCACTCCCCCAACATTAAGACCTATTTATCGGATCCCTTTTCTCTGCCACTTCGCTCAAAAAGAGGAGTATTGGACACTCACTTGAACCCGAGGGCCCCACGCAGGCGGTCAGACGCTGGCTCTTCCATGCGTCGCCTCCCCTCCAACTTAACTCACAGTGGCACTCCTAAAAGGAGATTATCCCTGGGGGCAGAGCCTATGTGGAGCAGTTATCCCAAACATGACAGTGATGTTGGATTCATAGACTCGCACTGCCACATAGACATGCTCTATGGAAAGCTCGGCTTCTGCGGGACATTCAACAGCTTTCGAAGGCAGTACAGAAGCAGCTTTCCTCCAGAGTTTAGAGGCTGTATCACCAACTTCTGCAACCCGAGGATCATGGTGAAGGAGGCCTTGTGGGAAGGTCTGCTGGCTGAAGACATGGTATGGGGGGCGTTTGGGTGCCACCCCCACTTTGCCAAAGACTACTCAAGTGTCCATGAACGCGATATACTGATGGCCATGCGGCATCCTAAAGCTGTGGCATTTGGTGAGATGGGCCTGGACTACTCCCACAAGAACTCCACAGACACCCACAGGCAAAAAGAG GTGTTCGAGCGTCAGCTGCGTTTGGCTGTGGCCATGCAGAAGCCTCTGGTGATCCACTGTCGGGACGCAGATGATGACCTGCTGGCAATCATGAAGAAGTGTGTCCCAAGAGATTACAAAAtccacag GCACTGCTTCACCAGCAGTTATCCAGTCATTGAGCCTTTCCTGACAGAGTTCCCCAACTTGTACGTGGGTTTCACAGCCCTCATCACCTACCAAAGGGCCACCGAGGCCAGAGACGCTATCTGCCAGATCCCACTGGATCGCATCGTGTTGGAGACAGATGCACCATATTTCCTGCCAAGACGG GTGAAGAAAGACGTCTGCAAGTTTTCACATCCTGGAATGGGCATCCACACGCTGCGAGAGCTGAGCCTTCTGACGGGGAAGGACATGGCCACGGTCCTCAGCACCGTCCGAAACAACACCCTTCAGCTCTACGGCGTATGA